In Rhodanobacter humi, the genomic stretch TCCAGCACGGCGCCTTCGGCCCATTCGTTCCAGGCATTGACGAAGACCAGCGGCTGCGCTGGAAAGCGCCGCCGCGCAACACCGATGGCATGCCGCAGCCAGTCGCGATAGCCGCGCGGCGAGGCATGCGCGAACACGCGGCCGCTGCCGCTGCGCCGCGGCTCGTTGTCCCAGCCCGGATTGACGCCGGGGTAGCGCGGGTACGCCGGATCGGGCTGTGCCATGGACTGGCGGGCCAGCTCGCGCCAGTCGTGCACGTCGCCGCGGTAGTCCGGGTTGAGCAGGCGTTGCCGCGCGGTGATCGGCGCGGGCGTGGTGTTGTTCGGCGGGAATTCCACCGCGGCGTCGAAGCCGATCGTGCGCGGATCGACCCGGTCGAAGCTCTGCACGTAGGCGAGATGGATCTCGCCGAGGCCGTTGGCGCGGCACCACTCACGCCAGAGGGCAGCGGTCGCCTTCGGGTCCGGCAGCAGGCCGGGGCGGTAGACCAGCAGCAGCGGCTTGCCGTCGACGCGCAGGTAGCGTGGGTCGGCGAGATAGCGCGCGACATGTTCGATAAAGGCGAGGTCGTCGGCGGGGCTGTGCCGCTGCCCGATCAGGATGTCGTCGGCGCGGCCGTCCCAGCGCCGCGACCAGTTCTCGTTGGCCCAGCACAGGCACAGCGGCAGGTCGAGCGTGGAGTCGGCCAGCCATTGCTGCAGCGGCGTTTCCAGCAGGGTCTTGCCGGCGAACCAGTAGAAGTAACTGCAGAACGTGCCGATACCGTACTCGCGGGCCAGCTGCATCTGTCGGCGCATCGTGTCCGCCAGGCGCAGGTCGTAGAAGCCCAGCTCGCCGGGAAGGCGCGGCTGCGCATGCCCTTCGAACTGCGGCAGCGCGCGTGTCACGTTGTGCCACTCGGTGAAGCCCTCGCCCCACCATGCGTCGTTCTCCGGAATCGGGTGGAACTGCGGCAGGTAGAACGCCACCACGGTGGCGGGCAGCGGCGTCGGCAGCGTGCCGTTACGCCGGGGGGCGAAACCGATCGCGCGTCCGGCGGCCTGGCTGCGCGGCCGATGCTCGGCCTGTGACGCTTCGACCGACTGGCCGCGCGGCCCCTGCGGCAGCAGGCCGGCGTGCCTATCCAGGAAGCGCTGGCGCAGCCGGTCGCGCGTGGCGCCTGGCATCGGGGTCAGCCGGAAGCCGATGCGCAGCGCGGTGAACAGACAGCGTTTGGCGAAGTCGCGTGCGGACATGGTGGTCTATCGGTGGTGATGCCGGAGCATCGGCGTTGGCGCGCACACGGTCAATCCAGCACGCGATGCAGGACGGCGGCGGCGGCGGCGGCGGAGAAGTGCTGCTGTACGTTGTCGAGGCCGCGGGCGGAGAGTTGCTGCCAGAGTGTTTCGTCGCGCTGCAGCCGCCGCATCGCCGCGACGATGGCGGCCGCATCGTCGGCCACCAGCACGTTCACGCCGTCGGCGAGCTGCATGCCTTCCACCGCGACGGTGGTGGCAATCACCGGCACGCCGTGGCTCATCGACATGTTGATCTTGCCCTTCACACCGGCGCCGAAACGCAGCGGCGCCAGCGTAGCGAGACAGTTGTCCAGCCAGGGCGCAAGCTCGGCCACGCGGCCGTGGAATTCGAGTCCTGGCGCGGCCAGCTCGTGCCGTGCCGTGCACGGCATGTCGCCGAGCACGTGCACGCGGATGTCGGGTAGCGCCTCGCGCAGCTTCGGCAGGATCTCGCCGGCGATCCAGCGGATCGCGTCGCTGTTCGGCGGGTGGCCATAGCCGCCGATGAAGACCAGGTCGCGGCGCCCCGCGTGCGGGTGCCGGCAGCCATGCACGTCGTGGATGTTGGACAGCAGCTCCACCCGTGCCTGTGGCAACAGCCGCGCCAGCAGTGATTGTTCGTGCGGGCTGACCACGAAGCTGACGTCGGCCTGTTCGATCAGGGCCAGCTCGCTGCGGCGGGCGGCTTCGGCTTGGCGGGCCATGATCGTGCTGCCGCCGAGTTCGGCGGCGCGCCGCTCGCGCAGGAAGTGCAGGTCCACCGTGTCGAAGAGCAGCTTTGCCTGCGGCGCGTGCCGGCGCACCAGTCCGGCGTACTGGCCGGCGACGGTGTGCCGGCACAGGATCACCGCGTGCAGTTCGCTGCCGTGCTCGCGCAGCCAGCGCGGCAGGTCCGCCACCCACGGCTTGCTCAACACTTCGCAGCCTAGCGCGCCGAGCGCGTCGATCTCCGCCGGGCTGGCGCGGCCGTCGTCGGGCAGGAAGGCGGTGCTCCAGCCCTGTTCGTCGAGCAGGCGCAGGATCGCGCACAGGCGCAGCGAACCGGAGTCGCGCGCAGGCTCCGGCGTCATCGCGTCCACCACCAGCACGCGGCCGCGCCGGCGCCAGTGGATCGCGCGTTCGAGTGGCGTGCCGGCGGGCGGCTGGGCGGCGAGTTCGGCCGTCCATTTGTCGACGAACTTTGCCTGGTTGGGTCGCTGGTGACGCTTCATGCCGCGGTTGAGGTCGATGCCGGCGCTGATGCCCTCGCAGTGGATCACCGTGCTGGCCGGTTCGTAGTACACGCGCAGGCCGAGCCGGCGCACCGC encodes the following:
- a CDS encoding glycosyltransferase; translated protein: MVEGSPLIGNLHWRLKRLGYLWQRTRGSLALRGWRGTLARMRQEFQSRPELDEALALLPLDEPFAPFALPAGDEPQVSVIIPVHGELAHTLACLRSLAKHGAQAPFEVIVVDDASPDASAVTLVQVGGLRLLRNAANLGFIGSCNAGAAAARGEFLLFLNNDTQVTPGWLDALLDCFAERADCGIAGSRLVYPDGRLQEAGGLVFADGSCWTTGRFEPRDVPLFRCRREVDYVSGASLMIRRELFQRVGGFDARYAPAYYEDADLAFAVRRLGLRVYYEPASTVIHCEGISAGIDLNRGMKRHQRPNQAKFVDKWTAELAAQPPAGTPLERAIHWRRRGRVLVVDAMTPEPARDSGSLRLCAILRLLDEQGWSTAFLPDDGRASPAEIDALGALGCEVLSKPWVADLPRWLREHGSELHAVILCRHTVAGQYAGLVRRHAPQAKLLFDTVDLHFLRERRAAELGGSTIMARQAEAARRSELALIEQADVSFVVSPHEQSLLARLLPQARVELLSNIHDVHGCRHPHAGRRDLVFIGGYGHPPNSDAIRWIAGEILPKLREALPDIRVHVLGDMPCTARHELAAPGLEFHGRVAELAPWLDNCLATLAPLRFGAGVKGKINMSMSHGVPVIATTVAVEGMQLADGVNVLVADDAAAIVAAMRRLQRDETLWQQLSARGLDNVQQHFSAAAAAAVLHRVLD
- a CDS encoding glycoside hydrolase family 99-like domain-containing protein encodes the protein MSARDFAKRCLFTALRIGFRLTPMPGATRDRLRQRFLDRHAGLLPQGPRGQSVEASQAEHRPRSQAAGRAIGFAPRRNGTLPTPLPATVVAFYLPQFHPIPENDAWWGEGFTEWHNVTRALPQFEGHAQPRLPGELGFYDLRLADTMRRQMQLAREYGIGTFCSYFYWFAGKTLLETPLQQWLADSTLDLPLCLCWANENWSRRWDGRADDILIGQRHSPADDLAFIEHVARYLADPRYLRVDGKPLLLVYRPGLLPDPKATAALWREWCRANGLGEIHLAYVQSFDRVDPRTIGFDAAVEFPPNNTTPAPITARQRLLNPDYRGDVHDWRELARQSMAQPDPAYPRYPGVNPGWDNEPRRSGSGRVFAHASPRGYRDWLRHAIGVARRRFPAQPLVFVNAWNEWAEGAVLEPDSRLGHAWLEATRAALQPAPAPDHRPCAVLHVWYPELLDELVAALHASGLDWRIVITTAPERERAVRERIARLGIDAEVEVFENRGRDILPFLHVANRLLDEGVTTVLKLHGKRSTHRQDGDIWRRELLEKLLAPERATRIATAFRDEATQGLVHAEGHRQPLSEYIGANKDGVDYLIRRLGIPAPRAERVNFIAGSMFWLRPAALRPLLDAHLGVDEFEPESGQIDGTLAHAVERVLGLAAQAEGYRVASAAALIGLDEAAKAPPYPYARRSC